The following proteins come from a genomic window of Candidatus Saccharibacteria bacterium oral taxon 488:
- a CDS encoding YfcC family protein, producing MSNTGVKEAPDMVEKMKKVKKKLLRSPSAFAGLFLVIIIMAGLTWVIPSGSYETKKDPDNPSKTIRVSGTYKESEKVKTEKGENGKETVTGDVRQGAWDVVTAPVKGMAEKLDVIIFVMILGGFLGVVMKTGALDAMLGSMLLKMKGKEKWLIPILMIFFAIGGTTYGMQEETVAFYALIIPIMIAAGYNAMTAVLVIVLGSGAGLIGSTINPFSTGIAARTADMPLANIFPIQFTVLGLSLIAAIIFTMRYAAKVKSGKYAKDDRTKPTVATTLDMNNVPKFTGTRKAIMAVFGLSFLIMVLSLIPWEDFGIKIFSDFHAWLASLPVFGALMGASHNVALGNWYFSEISVLFLLSAILVGFIYRKEFRKQNIALVDTFIKGIGDLLPVALIIAVATGVSVVMNNGAIQDTVIHWGEDLLKSAGSSVIGILAFIFYLPMSVLIPSSSGLAAATMPILAPIADLVGAGKDMIVAGYTTAVGLVNLIAPTIASLMGGLALAGVSYRKYLLRTLPIIVVFAIICMGTIAVFGVL from the coding sequence ATGTCTAATACAGGAGTAAAGGAGGCTCCGGACATGGTAGAAAAAATGAAAAAAGTAAAGAAAAAGCTTCTGCGCTCGCCGTCAGCATTCGCAGGACTGTTCTTAGTCATTATTATAATGGCCGGACTGACGTGGGTGATCCCGTCGGGCTCTTATGAGACTAAGAAAGACCCAGACAATCCGTCAAAGACGATTCGCGTGTCTGGTACATACAAAGAGTCGGAAAAGGTCAAAACTGAGAAAGGCGAAAACGGGAAGGAGACCGTAACAGGCGATGTTCGTCAGGGTGCATGGGATGTTGTTACTGCTCCAGTTAAGGGCATGGCCGAGAAACTTGATGTGATCATCTTTGTGATGATCCTTGGTGGTTTCTTGGGCGTAGTGATGAAAACTGGCGCGCTGGACGCCATGCTGGGATCTATGCTTTTGAAAATGAAAGGCAAGGAAAAGTGGCTGATTCCTATCTTGATGATATTTTTTGCTATCGGTGGTACCACCTACGGCATGCAAGAGGAAACAGTGGCGTTTTATGCGCTCATTATCCCGATCATGATTGCTGCTGGCTACAACGCGATGACAGCTGTTTTGGTGATTGTGCTAGGTTCGGGCGCTGGTTTAATTGGTTCGACGATTAACCCGTTCTCAACCGGTATTGCTGCCCGCACTGCCGATATGCCACTGGCTAATATTTTCCCAATTCAATTTACAGTGCTTGGGCTAAGTTTGATTGCGGCAATTATTTTCACCATGCGCTACGCCGCAAAGGTTAAATCTGGCAAATATGCCAAAGATGATCGCACAAAACCAACCGTTGCAACTACTTTGGACATGAATAATGTGCCAAAGTTTACCGGTACGCGTAAAGCGATTATGGCAGTCTTTGGACTAAGCTTTCTGATAATGGTTCTGTCGCTGATTCCATGGGAAGATTTTGGCATCAAAATCTTTAGCGATTTTCATGCATGGCTTGCTAGCCTGCCGGTCTTCGGTGCGCTGATGGGAGCAAGTCATAATGTAGCGCTCGGCAATTGGTATTTTAGTGAGATATCAGTTCTGTTCTTGCTGTCGGCAATTTTGGTTGGTTTTATTTACCGAAAAGAATTCAGAAAGCAGAACATAGCGTTGGTTGATACCTTTATAAAAGGTATTGGCGATCTGCTCCCAGTAGCATTGATTATTGCGGTGGCAACAGGTGTGTCGGTGGTGATGAATAATGGTGCTATTCAAGATACAGTCATTCACTGGGGCGAAGACCTACTGAAATCGGCGGGTAGCAGTGTTATTGGTATTTTGGCGTTCATATTCTATCTGCCAATGAGCGTATTGATTCCTTCATCGTCCGGTCTAGCTGCAGCAACCATGCCAATTTTAGCGCCGATTGCTGACCTGGTTGGCGCAGGCAAGGATATGATCGTGGCCGGTTATACGACGGCTGTTGGTTTGGTCAACTTGATAGCGCCGACGATTGCTTCGTTGATGGGCGGTTTGGCCCTAGCTGGCGTGTCGTACCGTAAATACCTGCTGAGAACGCTGCCGATTATAGTTGTGTTTGCGATAATCTGCATGGGCACTATTGCAGTGTTTGGAGTGTTGTAA